In uncultured Bacteroides sp., the following proteins share a genomic window:
- the purL gene encoding phosphoribosylformylglycinamidine synthase, whose product MILFFRTPSQSVVAVEADHEFSSDDIKKLSWLLGEANVENEDQLQGYFVGPRKEMITPWSTNAVEITQNMGIEGILRIEEYFPVQDENADRDPMLQRMYKGLNQNVFTTNRQPEAIIYIDDLAAYNEKEGLALSQEEMDYLINMEKSMGRKLTDSEVFGFAQINSEHCRHKIFGGTFIIDGKEMESSLFQMIKKTTAENPNKIISAYKDNVAFAEGPVVEQFAPADHSTSDYFQIKDIKTVISLKAETHNFPTTVEPFNGASTGTGGEIRDRMGGGKGSLPIAGTAVYMTSYPRTEEGREWEELLPVREWLYQTPEQILIKASNGASDFGNKFGQPLICGSVLTFEHDENNVRYGYDKVIMLAGGVGYGTQRDCLKGKPETGNKVVVLGGDNYRIGLGGGSVSSVDTGRYSSGIELNAVQRANAEMQKRANNVVRALCEEDVNPIVSIHDHGSAGHVNCLSELIEENGGLIHMDKLPIGDKTLSAKEIIANESQERMGLLIKEEAIEHVRKIAERERAPMYVVGETTGDARFAFEQADGVRPFDLSIDQMFGSSPKTYMIDKTVETHYENATYDIDNLDEYLTRVLQLEAVACKDWLTNKVDRSVTGKVARQQCQGEIQLPLSDCGVVALDYRGEKGIATSIGHAPQAALADPAAGSILAVSEALTNLVWAPLAEGMDSISLSANWMWPCRSMEGEDARLYTAVKALSDFCCDLQINVPTGKDSLSMTQKYPDGSKVVSPGTVIVSAGAEVSNIKKVVSPVLVNDPKSYLYHIDFSFDELKLGGSAFAQSLNKIGDDVPCVQDSEYFRDAFLAIQELVNKGLIMAGHDISAGGLITTLLEMCFANVEGGLEVNLDKLKEDDLVKILFAENPGVVIQIKHKAEVEKILEDAGVGFIMIAKPTDERHILVSKDDATYQFGIDYMRDVWYSSSYLLDRKQSMNGCAKTRFENYKMQPLEFAFNKDFKGKFSQYGISPDRRTPSGIKAAIIREKGTNGEREMAYSLYLAGFDVKDVTMTDLISGRETLEDINMIVCCGGFSNSDVLGSAKGWAGGFLFNEKAKAALDKFFARKDTLSLGICNGCQLMIELGLINPEHEKKAKMLHNNSHKFESSFVGVTIPTNRSVMFGSLSGSKLGIWVAHGEGKFSLPYEEDKYNVIATYSYDEYPGNPNGSDYSVAGLASEDGRHLAMMPHLERAIFPWQNAYYPADRINSDQVTPWMEAFVNARKWVEEHK is encoded by the coding sequence GTATTTACAACGAATCGTCAACCGGAAGCCATCATCTATATAGATGACCTGGCTGCTTATAACGAAAAAGAAGGTTTGGCTCTTTCTCAGGAGGAGATGGATTACCTTATCAATATGGAGAAATCTATGGGACGTAAGCTGACGGATTCTGAAGTATTTGGTTTTGCACAGATCAATTCTGAACACTGTCGTCACAAAATCTTCGGCGGAACATTTATCATTGATGGTAAAGAGATGGAATCTTCACTTTTCCAGATGATCAAAAAGACTACTGCCGAAAATCCAAACAAGATTATTTCTGCATACAAAGACAATGTTGCCTTTGCTGAAGGTCCGGTAGTAGAACAATTCGCTCCGGCAGATCATTCAACTTCTGACTATTTCCAAATCAAAGATATTAAAACAGTTATTTCACTGAAAGCGGAAACTCACAATTTCCCAACTACTGTGGAACCATTCAACGGTGCTTCAACAGGAACAGGTGGTGAAATTCGTGACCGTATGGGTGGAGGAAAAGGTTCTTTGCCTATCGCAGGAACTGCTGTTTACATGACTTCTTATCCTCGTACAGAAGAAGGACGTGAATGGGAAGAACTTCTTCCGGTTCGCGAATGGTTATACCAAACTCCTGAACAAATTCTTATCAAAGCATCCAATGGTGCTTCTGACTTCGGAAATAAATTTGGCCAGCCACTTATCTGTGGTTCTGTTCTGACTTTCGAGCACGATGAAAATAATGTTCGTTACGGATATGACAAGGTAATTATGCTTGCAGGTGGTGTGGGTTACGGAACTCAACGCGATTGTCTAAAAGGAAAGCCTGAAACAGGAAATAAAGTGGTGGTACTGGGTGGTGACAACTACCGTATTGGTTTAGGCGGTGGTTCTGTTTCTTCTGTAGACACAGGACGTTACTCAAGCGGTATTGAACTTAACGCTGTTCAGCGTGCAAATGCAGAAATGCAGAAACGTGCAAACAACGTTGTCCGCGCACTTTGCGAAGAAGATGTTAATCCGATTGTCTCCATTCACGATCACGGTTCTGCTGGTCACGTAAACTGTCTTTCAGAATTAATTGAAGAAAACGGTGGACTGATTCACATGGATAAACTTCCTATCGGCGACAAAACTTTATCGGCAAAAGAAATTATTGCCAACGAGTCTCAGGAGCGTATGGGATTATTAATAAAGGAAGAAGCTATTGAACATGTACGCAAGATTGCCGAACGTGAACGTGCTCCGATGTATGTAGTGGGTGAAACCACCGGCGACGCACGCTTCGCATTTGAACAAGCCGATGGTGTCCGTCCGTTCGATTTATCCATTGATCAGATGTTCGGCAGCTCTCCTAAAACTTACATGATAGATAAAACAGTAGAAACTCACTACGAGAATGCTACTTACGATATTGACAACCTTGACGAATATCTTACTCGCGTGCTTCAGCTAGAAGCTGTAGCTTGTAAGGACTGGTTAACTAATAAGGTAGACCGTTCAGTAACAGGTAAGGTTGCCCGTCAGCAATGCCAGGGAGAAATTCAATTGCCATTAAGCGATTGCGGAGTAGTTGCTCTTGATTACAGAGGAGAAAAAGGTATTGCAACTTCTATAGGTCATGCACCTCAGGCAGCTTTAGCTGATCCTGCTGCAGGTTCTATTCTTGCTGTATCTGAAGCTCTTACCAATCTTGTCTGGGCTCCTCTTGCAGAAGGAATGGATAGTATTTCATTATCTGCCAACTGGATGTGGCCTTGCCGCTCTATGGAAGGTGAAGATGCGCGTCTTTACACTGCAGTAAAAGCCTTATCGGATTTCTGTTGTGACTTGCAAATCAATGTACCAACAGGTAAGGACTCTTTGTCTATGACTCAGAAATATCCTGATGGAAGCAAAGTTGTTTCTCCGGGAACAGTTATTGTATCTGCCGGAGCTGAAGTTTCTAATATCAAGAAGGTAGTTTCTCCTGTATTGGTTAACGATCCTAAGAGCTACTTATATCATATCGACTTCAGTTTTGATGAATTAAAACTTGGTGGTTCTGCTTTTGCTCAATCATTAAATAAGATAGGTGATGATGTACCTTGCGTACAAGACAGCGAATACTTCCGTGATGCATTCCTTGCTATTCAGGAATTAGTAAACAAAGGACTGATCATGGCAGGTCATGATATCTCTGCCGGTGGTTTGATTACTACTTTACTTGAAATGTGCTTCGCAAACGTAGAAGGTGGTCTTGAAGTCAACTTAGATAAGCTAAAAGAAGATGATCTTGTGAAGATTCTCTTTGCTGAAAATCCAGGAGTTGTTATTCAGATCAAACACAAAGCTGAAGTAGAAAAGATTCTGGAAGATGCAGGTGTTGGCTTTATTATGATTGCTAAACCAACCGACGAACGTCATATTCTTGTTTCAAAAGACGATGCTACTTATCAGTTTGGCATTGATTATATGCGTGATGTGTGGTACTCTTCTTCTTATCTGTTAGATAGAAAACAATCCATGAATGGTTGTGCTAAAACTCGTTTCGAGAACTACAAAATGCAACCATTAGAATTCGCATTCAACAAAGACTTCAAAGGCAAATTCTCTCAATATGGTATTTCTCCTGATCGCCGCACTCCTAGCGGAATCAAGGCAGCTATCATCCGTGAAAAGGGAACCAATGGTGAGCGAGAAATGGCTTACTCATTATATCTTGCCGGATTTGATGTAAAAGATGTAACTATGACCGACTTAATCAGCGGACGCGAGACATTGGAAGACATCAATATGATTGTTTGTTGCGGAGGTTTCTCTAACTCAGACGTACTTGGTTCTGCCAAAGGATGGGCCGGAGGATTCCTGTTCAATGAAAAAGCAAAAGCTGCCCTCGACAAATTCTTCGCTCGCAAGGATACATTGAGTCTTGGTATCTGTAACGGTTGCCAGCTGATGATAGAACTTGGATTAATCAATCCTGAACACGAGAAAAAGGCAAAGATGCTTCATAATAATTCTCATAAGTTCGAATCAAGCTTTGTGGGAGTAACTATTCCGACCAACCGCAGCGTAATGTTCGGTTCACTTAGCGGATCTAAACTGGGTATCTGGGTAGCTCACGGAGAAGGAAAATTCTCATTACCTTATGAGGAAGATAAATACAATGTAATAGCCACATATTCTTATGACGAATATCCTGGTAATCCAAACGGATCAGATTACAGTGTAGCCGGTCTTGCTTCTGAAGACGGACGCCATCTGGCAATGATGCCTCACTTGGAACGTGCTATCTTCCCTTGGCAGAATGCATATTATCCTGCTGACAGAATCAACAGTGATCAAGTTACTCCATGGATGGAAGCATTTGTTAATGCTCGTAAATGGGTTGAAGAACACAAATAA